In the Haloferula helveola genome, one interval contains:
- the tmk gene encoding dTMP kinase, producing the protein MFIVLEGIDGTGKSTQTRMLAEWLREQGREVVTSREPTDGPWGKKLRESASTGRLSPEDELEYFLKDRRQHVDELIRPSLDAGKVVILDRYYFSTMAYQGARGFDPAEIRRRNEEFAPVPDHLLILDLDVDSAIERIGGRGDTTNEFEKRDALQKCRDIFLSLTDEPFVHVIDTHGDLDEVQQQIQEAISGTV; encoded by the coding sequence ATGTTCATCGTCCTCGAAGGCATCGACGGAACCGGAAAATCAACCCAGACGCGAATGCTTGCCGAGTGGCTGCGCGAACAGGGACGTGAGGTCGTCACCAGTCGCGAGCCCACCGACGGACCGTGGGGAAAGAAGCTCCGGGAATCCGCCTCGACCGGACGCCTCTCGCCGGAGGATGAGCTCGAGTATTTCCTCAAGGACCGGCGGCAGCATGTGGACGAGCTGATCCGCCCGTCGTTGGATGCCGGGAAGGTTGTGATCCTGGACCGCTACTACTTCTCAACCATGGCCTACCAAGGAGCGCGGGGTTTCGATCCGGCCGAGATCCGGCGTCGCAACGAGGAGTTCGCCCCGGTGCCCGATCACCTGCTGATTCTCGATCTCGATGTCGACAGCGCGATCGAGCGCATCGGTGGACGTGGTGACACCACCAACGAGTTCGAGAAACGGGACGCATTGCAGAAGTGTCGGGACATTTTCCTGTCGCTGACGGACGAGCCGTTCGTGCATGTGATCGATACCCACGGAGATCTCGACGAGGTTCAGCAGCAGATTCAGGAAGCGATCTCGGGCACGGTGTGA
- a CDS encoding FtsK/SpoIIIE family DNA translocase — protein MARKDNRKRGTKAEPPKWSNEVIGIVLIGLGLLAFLSIVSFSTADLPIWGIGKEISATAEAQVPRKNLVGGLGTVLGLCQFFLFGKAGFVISIALVWFGVVKLVFDGRLWPRTMIGFVLLAVAGATFLHAGWAERGELIGPGGLVGRLVGGFPREVLADGTKLDSTGLLVPLAGKWGTLILTSACYLLALILLMGQRPIRFVKGTFALAGTGVAKFRDRREARKADGEKRERMEAEKEKEKERRRKEREAERAAKEAEKADASPQTELPLREIPAPQIIDASQRRVEAPKPGDKPFERKKATGHQFLSTSGFEDYDLPGFDLLDEIESNPEAPEANRDELIATQKNIVDTLRSFGIETTPGDITRGPTITRYEIYPSVGLRVSRIAQLEADIARATRAERINILAPIPGKDTVGIELANSQKVAVPLHELLQDPEFRSAKKKIPLALGKDVYGKTVIGDLAAMPHLLVAGATGSGKSVCINSIIASMLFKFGPDELRFIMVDPKVVEMQMYNKLPHLVVPVVTDPKKTVAALKWVVNEMEKRYRVFAKFGVRNFDGFNNRARPEKEEEPEPEAPEEEEEVDQEQIDAIAEALESGDLGPEADENELEPDEDEIPDRFPYIVVIIDELADLMQTAPADVEMNIARIAQKARAAGIHLIIATQTPRADVVTGIIKANVPCRIAFQVSSQLDSRVILDTKGAEKLVGKGDMLYLPPGSAKLERAQGAFVSDEEVERLVDHCGTQAEPNFEEDIQRTIESGASDDGEEEVSDADEEMIIKCIDVVRQEQKCSTSLLQRRLRLGYTRAARMVDILEQRGIVGPGDGAKAREVFVK, from the coding sequence ATGGCGAGGAAGGACAACCGAAAACGCGGCACGAAGGCCGAGCCGCCGAAGTGGTCCAATGAAGTGATCGGCATCGTGCTGATCGGGCTTGGCCTGCTGGCATTTCTCTCGATCGTTTCGTTTTCCACTGCCGACCTGCCGATCTGGGGGATCGGGAAGGAAATTTCGGCCACCGCCGAGGCCCAGGTGCCGCGCAAGAACCTCGTCGGAGGTCTCGGGACCGTTCTCGGCCTGTGCCAGTTTTTCCTCTTCGGGAAGGCGGGCTTCGTGATCTCGATCGCGCTGGTCTGGTTCGGCGTGGTGAAGCTGGTGTTCGACGGCCGCCTCTGGCCGCGCACCATGATCGGTTTCGTCCTGCTGGCCGTGGCCGGTGCGACCTTCCTGCACGCCGGTTGGGCCGAGCGCGGCGAGCTGATCGGGCCCGGTGGGCTGGTCGGCCGTTTGGTCGGAGGGTTTCCGAGGGAGGTCCTGGCCGACGGCACCAAGCTCGACTCGACCGGGTTGCTGGTCCCGTTGGCCGGCAAATGGGGCACGCTGATCCTCACCTCCGCCTGCTACCTGCTGGCGCTCATCCTTCTCATGGGCCAGCGGCCGATCCGTTTCGTGAAGGGCACCTTCGCGCTGGCCGGCACCGGAGTCGCCAAGTTCCGCGATCGTCGTGAGGCCAGGAAGGCCGACGGCGAGAAGCGCGAGCGGATGGAAGCCGAAAAGGAGAAGGAGAAGGAGCGCCGTCGGAAAGAGCGCGAGGCCGAGCGTGCCGCGAAGGAGGCGGAAAAGGCCGATGCCAGCCCGCAGACCGAACTCCCGCTGCGCGAGATTCCGGCACCGCAGATCATCGATGCGTCGCAACGCCGGGTCGAGGCACCGAAGCCGGGCGACAAGCCGTTCGAGCGCAAGAAGGCCACCGGACACCAGTTCCTTTCGACAAGCGGCTTCGAGGACTACGACCTGCCGGGCTTCGACCTTCTCGACGAGATCGAAAGCAACCCCGAGGCGCCGGAGGCGAACCGGGACGAGCTGATCGCGACCCAGAAGAACATCGTCGACACGCTGCGCAGCTTCGGGATCGAGACGACCCCGGGCGACATCACCCGCGGTCCGACCATCACCCGCTACGAGATCTACCCGAGCGTCGGCCTGCGGGTTTCGCGGATCGCGCAGCTCGAGGCCGATATCGCCCGCGCCACCCGCGCCGAGCGGATCAATATTCTCGCGCCGATTCCCGGCAAGGACACCGTCGGTATCGAGCTGGCGAACTCCCAGAAGGTCGCCGTGCCGCTGCACGAACTACTACAGGACCCGGAGTTCCGTTCGGCGAAGAAGAAGATCCCGCTGGCCCTCGGCAAGGATGTCTACGGCAAGACCGTGATCGGCGACCTCGCCGCCATGCCGCACCTGCTCGTCGCCGGCGCGACGGGCTCGGGCAAGTCGGTCTGCATCAACTCGATCATCGCCTCGATGCTCTTCAAGTTCGGGCCGGACGAGCTGCGGTTCATCATGGTCGACCCGAAGGTCGTCGAGATGCAGATGTACAACAAGCTGCCGCACCTCGTTGTCCCGGTGGTGACCGATCCGAAGAAGACGGTCGCGGCCCTGAAGTGGGTGGTGAACGAGATGGAGAAGCGCTACCGCGTGTTCGCCAAATTCGGCGTGCGGAACTTCGACGGTTTCAACAACCGGGCGCGTCCCGAGAAGGAGGAGGAACCCGAACCGGAAGCACCCGAGGAAGAGGAAGAGGTCGATCAGGAGCAGATCGATGCGATTGCCGAAGCGCTCGAGTCCGGTGACCTCGGACCGGAGGCCGACGAGAACGAGCTCGAGCCGGACGAGGACGAGATCCCCGATCGCTTCCCTTATATCGTGGTGATCATCGATGAGCTTGCCGACCTGATGCAGACAGCGCCGGCCGACGTCGAGATGAACATCGCCCGGATTGCTCAGAAGGCGCGGGCGGCCGGCATTCACCTGATCATCGCGACGCAGACACCGCGGGCGGATGTGGTGACCGGCATCATCAAGGCCAACGTGCCCTGCCGGATCGCCTTCCAGGTTTCCTCGCAGCTCGACTCGCGAGTCATCCTCGATACCAAGGGTGCGGAGAAGCTGGTCGGCAAGGGTGACATGCTCTACCTGCCGCCGGGCTCGGCGAAGCTCGAGCGGGCACAAGGTGCCTTCGTTTCCGACGAGGAAGTCGAGCGGCTTGTCGACCACTGCGGCACGCAGGCCGAACCGAACTTCGAGGAAGATATCCAGCGCACGATCGAGAGCGGTGCCAGCGACGACGGCGAGGAGGAGGTGTCCGATGCCGACGAGGAGATGATCATCAAGTGCATCGACGTCGTCCGTCAGGAGCAGAAGTGCAGCACGTCATTGCTCCAGCGCCGCCTGCGCCTCGGCTACACCCGCGCCGCCCGCATGGTGGATATCCTCGAACAGCGCGGCATCGTCGGCCCCGGCGACGGCGCCAAGGCGCGCGAGGTGTTCGTGAAGTGA
- a CDS encoding amidohydrolase family protein encodes MIDSHHHLWRYSEEEYPWIPKGSPLEGDHLAAELKAATEGTGVTGTVVVQARQMPEESDFLLSLADSSEQILGVVGWVPLVADDVAEHLDHYAPHPAFVGVRHVLQDEPDALFTDDAFHRGLAQLPARDLAYDILLFQRQLPAAIALVDRQPDMRFIIDHIAKPEVHPGRVEDGWRNGMRELAAREHVVGVKFSGLATEFPDGSPIDRDTVRAYFEETLEIFGTDRVMFGTDWPVCLLRLDCYRQWVETVTDLASSLTEDERKALFTDNATAAYKLT; translated from the coding sequence ATGATCGACTCGCACCACCACCTCTGGCGCTACTCCGAAGAGGAATACCCGTGGATTCCGAAGGGCTCGCCACTGGAAGGCGACCACCTTGCGGCAGAGCTCAAGGCCGCGACCGAGGGCACCGGCGTGACCGGAACGGTGGTCGTCCAGGCTCGGCAAATGCCCGAAGAGTCGGACTTCCTGCTCTCGCTCGCGGACAGCTCCGAACAGATTCTCGGCGTCGTCGGATGGGTGCCGTTGGTCGCGGATGATGTCGCGGAACATCTCGATCACTACGCTCCCCACCCTGCATTCGTCGGTGTGCGCCACGTGTTGCAGGACGAACCCGACGCGCTGTTCACCGACGATGCCTTCCATCGCGGGCTGGCCCAACTCCCGGCAAGGGATCTCGCCTACGACATCCTGCTTTTCCAACGCCAGCTGCCCGCGGCCATCGCCTTGGTCGACCGGCAACCCGACATGCGCTTCATCATCGACCACATCGCCAAGCCCGAGGTTCATCCCGGACGCGTCGAGGACGGCTGGCGGAACGGCATGCGAGAACTCGCCGCTCGCGAGCACGTGGTCGGCGTGAAGTTCTCCGGCCTCGCCACCGAGTTTCCCGATGGCTCACCCATCGACCGCGACACCGTCCGCGCCTACTTCGAGGAGACGCTTGAGATCTTCGGCACCGACCGCGTGATGTTCGGCACCGACTGGCCCGTCTGCTTGCTTCGTCTGGACTGCTACCGCCAGTGGGTCGAGACGGTCACTGACCTCGCTTCTTCGCTGACCGAGGATGAACGAAAGGCGTTGTTCACCGACAACGCGACGGCGGCCTACAAGCTCACCTGA